CAAAATTAAAGCCAAATTTTAGTCAGAAATTATAAAAGTTGAGGTTTTACTTACATGCACATCTTGTAAATTCctcattatattattatattccAGGTCAGGAGGAGAAAAACAGGCTTTTCTATGAAATAGTTTCTGCTGGCTGTCTCATGCAGTTTGTATGAATTATCCACAACCCCccaaattaaataaagaaacattttagaaaagccaaattttttttgctgatatatttttttaaaaaaaataaggaacATTTGCAATTATTGAAACTCCATTTACTTTAACTGCACTGTTTTGATAGGaaaattatttataaaagcCAAATAGTTAATTAATTGCTTGAAGGTCTGCCTGAGATTCATTTTatgattttactttttaatatttcaagtttgtcttattaaaaacaaatatgccacAGGAAAGAACGAAGCTCAAAAGTCATTTTAGAAAGccaaacacacaataaaacaatgttttcaACAGCTGCAACGCAAACGTATGtggaattaaaatgtaatttattaatAAATCATTTGTCCCTGCAGTAATCCTGTTTTCATTTCTACCTTTTTGTGCTGGCAATCCGTAATATGTTTGCAGAAGTGCgtatttatgtgcaaatatCCTTTTAAATACAAACGTGTGGGACAGACAGCCTATGAAACGGCAACAGAAGGAATGCATTTTCATTTGCAAATTAGCTGGTTAACTGATAGATTTGATTTCGATACATGTTAATATTTCAAATTTCGGACACTCTAAATGTATATTTTGGTTATGAGCTCATTTTAAATTCCTGTTAAACCAAATGTTTAACAACGATAGAAAATAGCAGACGTTCAGAAATGACAATAACGCAAACCGAACCGCAGTGCCGCCTCTGAAAAATAAGCCgtaaaatgtttattaatttATCAACATAACATAATTTATTTtctacaatttatttatttattcttttatttaaagttgaattaatatttaaatcttcTGGATTTATTTGCGCAAATTTGTCGAAATCACATAATAAAAAGTTATGATTACAAGTATTAATTTTCTGTAAATAAGCGCTGAGAAAACTGGAGACACGTACAGTGGCTGGCCGGACGGGACGGGACGGGGCAGCAACGCTCACACCGGGATGGGCCGCCTGCTGGGAAACCATGGGTGGCTTTAAGTTTTGACTTTGTGGTCTCTTTAATATACTGAGGGACGGCAGTTTGCCTTGCTAAGATATGGGATTAGGAGTATTTCTGGTGAAAGAGGAGTTAAgtcgggctagtgtggacggtCCCTCCCCTGCAAAAGGCTGAGACAGAATTACAGCTTGTTGGACCGGTGTCCCGCCGTCGTCATGGAGACAGATCTACTTGGGTGTTCCAGTCCGCGGGCTGCAGCGCATGGAGAGCCTATAGGTGCGCCAGACACCTTTCTGTGTATATAACACATCTGACTCTTGAAAGAACACTGCTCCAGATTTAATATAGCCTACAGACACAGGCTGATGAACTGGGCAAGAATCGAAGAGGCTGTATTAGAAGGCCGATTGGAGGATTGATTACAAAACTACCCACTCTCGCACACACACTTCTTATTGTTCTTCCCTTCCGAGGCCAGTGTTCATACGATAATTTGAATAATTTGTTGATATTATTTCAATTCTTTTATGCGTAAACCGATGGTGTAAATGGAGTCCCATCAGGCTGATATAGCCTATTCAGTTGACGCCCATGGGTGGATGCGCATATGGCTTATAGGGTACTGAGTCATTCATCGAAGACAGAGGCCCAAACTCGCCTAGGCATTAAAATACGTCGCTGTAGGGAAAATGTCTCACTTTGGAGGTCTGGTATTAGACGCTATTTAAagtgataaaaagaaaaggaggtAAATCGTCTATTGTTGCAGTAAATATTAGATAATTTCTCTCGCCTCAATTGGTGGTTATTTCGCAAAAGTAAATCATCCAAATATATGAACTCTGTCCAAAATTGTAACTTGtagcacaaatatatatatatatattatatatatatatatatagatagatatatatgaGATTTCCCATCGACGACCTGCAGTGAGAATCAGACTGCCTGCCAGATATTATTGCCTCTGAGAAAAAGGGGGTCCTGTTTTCAGGCCCTAATCAAGAAATATGCAAATACGCTCACAAAAAATGCAGAGAAATCAGGTTAGCgggctaagaaaaaaaaaaggatcaacAGGCCGGGCCATCCTTTATTCAGTTGCTATAACAACAGATGTGCTCGTCTATGATGGCGCGGCCAGGAGCTCCAGAGGTATCCTCCCCGACGGAAAAACCTGAATAAAGTTAGGAGATGCATGAGCCCCGGCGCACTTTTGTCTGCCGGTACAGATTGAGGTTGGTTACCTTTGAACCGGCAAAGCTCCACAAGGCCATTCCCGGCTCAGTGCGCGCGAGAGGGGGCTTGACTGGGGTTACCCCGCCTTCTGAGGGTCGGAGGAGAGCAGCGTTGGAATATAACTGTTATATATTGGCCGAGGAACAATTTGAAGGGCTCTCCATCTACTTCAGATTTTAAAGAACCAGTATTTTGGATGCAGTGTCTTgaacatcattattattattattattattattattattattattattacatgtttgtgtttaataaaacggTAAAGATTCTAGCTTTAAAATTAAGACTTCCGGTTTATGAAtccaggaaaaaagaaaaaaaaagggggaaataaGATATAGTACGTATTATCCTAAttttgttaaaatattttattaaacgcgttttattttcatatattaCTTTACATTTGATTTAAACTGGTGCTGGAAAATAAAATCGATTCAGTGTATTTATATACCGGTACCAAATAAAAGCAGTAGAGTCAGTGTTGCAGGAAAGCTCGCTTTCAGGACGtaagagcagccacactgatacCAATCAGCCGCACACTGCAAAAAATATCCGCACTCAGTCTCACATGTCTCTGAACAAGGAAAAAGATCCTCTGGTTTCGTGTGTTTCCTCCAGTTTAAACAGTCGCTTTTCTTTAATGTGCTACAAGTTACAATTTTGGACAGAGTTCATATATTTGGATGATTTACTTTTGCGAAATAACCACCAATTGAGGCGAGAGAAATTATCTAATCTACTGaaaacttttaattaaaaacaaaaattacgcAGTTGAAAGAGTAAAGCCAACCTAGTGTCGTGTCCGTGGCAGTTTTTTGCAGTGCGCTAAGGTCTCTCCAACATGCAACTCAGAGACAGGGAAACTTGCAGCAATCACACAACCTGCAGATCCTCTCAGCTTTGCACCACCCTGTCGTGAAATCAAATACGTCTCGTTTCGACTGAATTTAGGAAATCAGCCTCTGCCCCCCTCCACCCCATGCACCCCCGGGAACGGCTGTCAAACAGTCTATCCCTccaagtaaaaggaaaaaaaacgaTGTAAGAAGAcagatttataaaaataaaagcttcataCCTGCGCAAAATAGCCGCTGCTTGTTGTTGGCAGGCCACACAGGAGCCCATTGTAGAAGCTCGCCTTCTGCCTTCTGCAAAGGGCTCCAGACATCACGGCATTTATTTGAGCTCAAACTCTGTCACTGTTGACTTTAGCACAAAGCAAAGATTTCACTGCCCcgctagttaaaaaaaatgattattttacaGAGATATCGATCAGTGTGCTATAAAAAATCAGCTTAGCATTATATGTCTAAAATGAATAGAACGAAATTTAATGTCTGTGTAAATTTACAGAGCTGCGGCGTCCTATTCAAAGTTTACACTTGTGCAatttggtttgtgtgtgtactCTTCCTATATGTGAGCATAGCCTACACTCTATTGTTTACTGGCTTTGTTTATTCGCAGATCACGCTGTTTAAAGTACGATCTGTAAAGAGGGTCTGGAGAATAAACGCACACTTTAGGCCCTACGTGTTCAGAAGTCGAAGGGGTGTCATTTGGTTATAAGAGGAGCAGAAATGCTCCCAAACTCCCTGGCCTTGGATTTGAGCTCAGGAGGGGACTTGGAGTCATTTGGATGACAACTAGCCTATCTTATCTAACAAGTGGGGAGGGTCCCACTACTTTAAAAATAGGCAGAAGACAATGGTCCCCCAGATTGTGGGGAGAAAAGTTAGAGCATCGCATTGAGCCGGCTCTGTTCCCAAATCAGACCCCTTTTGCAACTATTCTGCTGCGCCACGGGAGGCTGTTTTATGTGACAATGACACTAATCTTATTCAGTAATCCAAACTTTGCActgtgcgcgtgcgtgtgcgtgcgcgcgccagtgtatgtgtgtgagagggagagagagagtatgtgtatgtgtgggaaTTTAATGGCTGGCATAATGCATGCATGTAGGCTGCATATAATCTCACCAACTGCAGTTGAAGATTGCGAGGTTAAATGGGAACGTGTGTATTTCTGCCTTTGGATCGACTGTGTGGGGTcaattttgctaaaaaaaaaaaaaaaaaacaattttaatatatatatttttaaattatcctgccgctttttttctttcaaacctCCTTTTTCCTCACTTtagtttaaaaatattatattatagaATGTGGCGCACTGGCTACATCTccttttttcatataaatatttgaATTTGTGGTTGGGATTAATGAGCATATATGTGTGTTGTTTACATTTCCTGAATGACAAATTGGGAGCATTGTTCCCGGTTTTATCCAGCAAAGCTATTAATCCAAGCTGACTGTGCGCCTTACGTGGGTAAGAATAAATtccagaatttgaattaaataaataaatacatcgtGAGAAACGTATTTTATGATCCCAAACATGGATGAATGGATTCGTTTTTGTTATGATAATATAAACCAAAAGTGGACTAAATTAATGCCGCCTCAAGTTGTATCTTTCTCCTGCAAATTCTCCGTTTGAAGTTCGTTTTTTGGATAAAATCTAATTTTTCcctaatataataataataataataataataataataatggtagtagtaataataatagtaataataaatgGTCCAACACCGTGacattcagaaaacaaaaccaataACACTTTAATATAGATTCTGTTCTTGTCACTACAAGAATACACATATACAAGCCATAAATAGGAATTACACAAATGATTGAACAAATCCAGCGAGGCATTTCGAGTCATTTACGAGTCCAGTTATGCGGACGCAGGCTATTTTACAGCAAGTTGTTGTTGGTTGTCTTTGGGTCCAGTCCTGAAACCAACTTCTGAGCAGATTTCCGTCACATTATCAGTGTTTGTAATCATTAATATCAGCATCCTCTCAAAATAATTAGGCTACTAACAAACTCGACAACTAAAACTGTGGGAAACGTCAAAAATATCTGAAATACATATTGTACACAAAGTctatactttttttcttttacaaatgtACAAAGTGAATGGGAAGAAAGTCCACATTACATGAGGGAATAAAAGAGTTTATGAGGAGTTCATAATTGGTCTGGAATAGACACCTTGGTAGTAAGTTGTGTCAGGTATGGATGAAGAATCCAGACCGGCTTTCCCCGCCATGGAGCCCATGGAAAGAGGTCCCGCCATGGGGGAGCCATAGCCGGAGTAATGCATCACCTGCTCGTAAGTCTTTAAGTCCATTTTGTGATGCTGCTGCTCCGAGGACATGAGGTTATTTATGGAGAAAGGGTGGTTGAAGGAGTAGTGGTGCTCCGGCTTCAGGTGGGCTTCGTGCGCAAGAACCGAGTGATGCTGAGACATGAGGTGCTGCCCCTGCGTCACCGGGCTAGCAGCGGTGTGCTCCGGGCTCAGGGCCTGGCTCGTCTTCATGTCCGACAGGGACCTTTTGTGGTCGCTGGAGGAGGAGTTGGAGAGCGGGGACTCGTTGCCGTTGCAGCTCTCCGAGCTGCTGTTGGAGGAGCCGCCGTCCCCTGACTTGCGGCCCGGTTCCTTCATCTTCTTGTCGCACTTAAAGCGTTTCTGCCTCCTCAGGTAGCAGCCGTTCTCGAACATGTTCCCGGAGTCCGGGTGCAGAGTCCAAAACGAGCCTTTCCCCGGTTTATCCGGCGACCTGGGCACTTTGACGAAACAGTCATTGAAAGACAAAGAGTGGCGAATGGAGTTCTGCCAGCGCTGCTGGTTCTGTCGGTAAAACGGGAAGAGGTCCATTATCCACTGGTAGATCTCGGCTAGTGTCAGCATCTTGCTCGGGGACTGCTGGATGGCCATGGTGATAAGAGAAATGTAGGAGTACGGGGGTTTGGCGTGCGTGTAGCTCCTGCGGTAGGTCTTAGGGTCTCTGGACCTGTTGATGTTAGACTGTCCGTATATCGGGCTCATGGCGTTCATGTTTGAGTACGACGTGAGGGCGTTCATAGACGCGGGCTGTGCGGTCATGGGACTCATGCTGGGGCTCAGGGCTGCGCTCATTGCCGTCATCCCTGCGCCCATGCCGTTCATGGCGCCGGTTCCCGGTGACATGCCGGTCATGGAGGGGCTCATGCCCGTGTTGACGTATGACATATTCATGGAGTTGGCCGTCATGTTGGCAGTGGTGCTCATGCCGGACATGCTCATGTAGGTATTCATAGAGTTCATTCCCAGGCCCGCGTTCATGTTGCCAACCGAGGTGTAACACTGTCAGTGAGGGAAAGAGGCATTCGTGAGTTTCATCTGGCATTGCAGCGAGGAATAAAGCGGCACAGTGATTTCTAAACACGGCGAATCGTTATTATTTGAGCCTGAAAAAAATTTGCCTTATTCATCTCCATAAATAATACTGAATATGTTAAAGCTTCCCGGTTTCGTAAATGTGAAGTGGCATTGTAGGCGTTTGCTCTCGCGCGAAGTATttcctaaaaatgaaaaacaggggTGTGTATATTTCACAATATATTTAACGCCAGTATTacaacaaaacataaataaataaataaaatcgaGGTGACTATTCCTCTTAAAATGTGCAACCTAGATGAAAATACTACTCGGTGTGCGTGTGTCCACTGAAAAATCTCCCCAAAATCAAACAGCACACGTGTTTATTGGGTGGAAACCTGACCAACAATAGCCCGATTTAGTAGAAACACGTAGAGACTTATGAAATTATAATCCGAGCGAAAAGTTTCTTCCCCTACATGTCAAGCAACTTTGTTAGGATAGTGCGCTGCGTGGAGATGGGGGAGGATTTGGAGGCGCCTCAAGTCAATATTTGATCACAAAGTTAATATTATCTCAGGGCTAATATTGAGTTGTATAAAATGGGATCGGCTTTAGacggaaaaaaatatatatttaaggtacccacctcgggctctccgtagTAGGTGCTCCAGTCGGTGTGTTCGTGTCCTTCCATTTTAACTGCTCCAAGCATCATGGAGGACTTTTACAAAGCGTCTCCCAGCAGAGGGAAAGCCAAAAGTCTCTCTAATAGCAGGTAACTGGGGACCACTGAATGTATTTAGGTCGTCGGTGTGTCCCTTCGTCGAAGACTGGAGCATGTGTGTCTTATGGAGCCAGCCGTGAAATGCGTCTGTCAGTGACTGGAGTTCAAATGACGCTCCGTGCTGCTTGTTAACGCTGTGATATAGCTCTGTGCTCTAGGCAAGCCTCCAATCCCTACTTCTACGCCTTGGGCCCTATTTGAATAATCTCCTCGCACCTAGGCGTGAGACTCCTCGAGCATCCCCCCACCCCAATTGTACACCTGCGCTAACTGAAAAGAACAGTTTCATATGAAAAGCTTCATTATAAACTAATCTTATTGTATTTTGGTTGGGGcagaaaaaagggggggggggggaactaTAAAAGGAATGTTTGGCGCTCTTCCTTGGTGCGCTTTTCATTACGCACATCCTCCAAAGTGCTTATTCCACTTCAGCTGAGCTCAAATCATAATCCATTTTATTGCGTTGCATTCAAGGAATTTATTGCCTAAGCCTACATATAAATTTTAACTATTTTACACCGAGAACACCAAAGAACACGAAAACGTTTAGAAATGAAGTAAAATCTCGTTTCAGCAAAAATCTCCACAGAGGAGTATTTAAGGCAGATTAAACCATTAACAGGATTAAATATTATTCTGCCATAGCTCTgttgctatataaatccaaCAACACATGTTTATGGCTTACATAAATGATAAGACACAGTTTTTAAACCTTTCTGATGTTCACCTGAAGACGATTTCTCTTTCAGCTTTGCTTAGTCCA
This is a stretch of genomic DNA from Pelmatolapia mariae isolate MD_Pm_ZW linkage group LG16_19, Pm_UMD_F_2, whole genome shotgun sequence. It encodes these proteins:
- the foxa2 gene encoding forkhead box protein A2; translated protein: MMLGAVKMEGHEHTDWSTYYGEPECYTSVGNMNAGLGMNSMNTYMSMSGMSTTANMTANSMNMSYVNTGMSPSMTGMSPGTGAMNGMGAGMTAMSAALSPSMSPMTAQPASMNALTSYSNMNAMSPIYGQSNINRSRDPKTYRRSYTHAKPPYSYISLITMAIQQSPSKMLTLAEIYQWIMDLFPFYRQNQQRWQNSIRHSLSFNDCFVKVPRSPDKPGKGSFWTLHPDSGNMFENGCYLRRQKRFKCDKKMKEPGRKSGDGGSSNSSSESCNGNESPLSNSSSSDHKRSLSDMKTSQALSPEHTAASPVTQGQHLMSQHHSVLAHEAHLKPEHHYSFNHPFSINNLMSSEQQHHKMDLKTYEQVMHYSGYGSPMAGPLSMGSMAGKAGLDSSSIPDTTYYQGVYSRPIMNSS